The Pseudomonas triclosanedens genome has a window encoding:
- a CDS encoding lipase family protein, with protein MSIYRPLEEKDHPSFSRKVLACPIRGGWVSFQLVNEFGDGKPYSNLEYELLDAENQRYKGKLDADGNGKVENCFKGPVCLSLSVPYQGGVDTLYEKLTDRKHYPLPITELQVRAEQTRFINPNAQRTAHNPAVNAGDNFIQVEVRDLVEHGAHLPPRVPAPFAPNRGIPIALAASQHSPDELPLFGVGLLPNRHHVLEVRPLRALRPMLSTDNRFCALNLYQLALMASMSYDPLGQVPEQHPRDQVSFPLAQTVGNFFAEQAGNGYEAWRIDSGQKQHYVPLYEDVPYSRRFEILPFDPTLYPANDPALGDKQEHPNTLHYFDDTRAPQGTDTQAFVTHHEQTILISVRGTASLSDLRRDLNAAQVRFEEGEGMLHSGFYGAYQALKGFILGYLDKFYVGQKIIICGHSLGGAIAQILAEALRRDTHQGAYDILLYTYGAPRAGDRNFVKGAQALVHHRIVNNNDPIPSVPAPWMSTKKALWLPGLVAIIGGANPVLGVLAFALGLTRIGGGEDYEHQGELQHFMPIRLGRGEESAILWRPGCESLEEAGCTRVLAKYTNGDLPDRAALLLQLFQINNHRMSAGYIPHCWATLRRWKEALDNGRPLVTAREVEMVDLELEHLQQRLAAQRQSSRENFWRFGDDREYVAAEGALTREIINLKASRERLGTLQYRHPDATDVYGSMADGDTLAEGLERWLAHAQNTAAEQLAMAPRDYTDVLASIQGLGRRPLDLDSIF; from the coding sequence ATGAGCATATACAGGCCACTAGAAGAAAAAGACCACCCTTCATTCAGCCGAAAAGTCCTGGCGTGTCCAATACGCGGAGGATGGGTAAGTTTTCAATTAGTGAATGAGTTTGGCGATGGAAAACCTTACTCAAACTTGGAATATGAGTTGCTTGATGCAGAGAACCAGCGATACAAGGGTAAGCTTGATGCCGACGGAAATGGCAAAGTAGAAAATTGTTTCAAAGGCCCAGTTTGTTTGTCACTTTCTGTTCCGTACCAAGGCGGCGTAGACACGCTTTATGAAAAATTAACGGACCGCAAACACTACCCCCTCCCCATCACCGAACTCCAAGTCCGCGCCGAGCAAACCCGCTTTATCAACCCCAACGCCCAGCGCACCGCACACAACCCCGCCGTCAACGCCGGCGACAATTTCATCCAGGTGGAGGTGCGGGACCTGGTGGAACATGGCGCGCACCTTCCGCCACGCGTACCAGCGCCCTTTGCGCCCAACCGCGGCATCCCCATCGCCCTGGCCGCCAGCCAGCATTCGCCGGACGAGTTGCCGCTGTTCGGCGTGGGCCTGCTGCCCAACCGCCACCATGTGCTGGAGGTACGGCCGTTGCGGGCCCTGCGCCCGATGTTGTCCACCGACAACCGCTTCTGTGCGCTTAACCTGTACCAGTTGGCACTCATGGCCAGCATGTCCTACGACCCGTTGGGCCAGGTACCGGAACAGCACCCCAGGGACCAGGTGAGCTTTCCCCTTGCCCAAACGGTCGGCAACTTCTTCGCCGAGCAGGCCGGCAATGGCTACGAGGCGTGGCGCATCGACTCCGGGCAGAAGCAGCACTACGTTCCGCTGTACGAGGACGTACCCTATTCCCGGCGCTTCGAGATACTGCCGTTCGACCCCACGCTCTACCCTGCCAACGACCCGGCACTGGGCGACAAGCAGGAACACCCCAATACCCTGCATTACTTCGACGACACCAGGGCGCCGCAAGGGACCGATACCCAGGCTTTCGTCACCCACCACGAGCAGACCATTCTGATTTCCGTGCGTGGCACCGCCAGCCTGAGCGACCTCCGCCGCGACCTGAATGCAGCCCAGGTGCGCTTCGAGGAAGGGGAAGGCATGTTGCACAGCGGCTTCTACGGGGCCTATCAAGCACTCAAGGGGTTCATTCTCGGCTATCTGGACAAGTTCTATGTTGGCCAGAAGATCATCATCTGCGGCCACAGCCTTGGCGGTGCCATCGCGCAGATTCTTGCAGAGGCGCTGCGCCGGGACACCCACCAAGGCGCTTACGACATCCTGCTCTACACCTATGGAGCCCCTCGCGCTGGCGACAGGAACTTCGTCAAGGGCGCGCAGGCCCTTGTCCATCACCGCATCGTCAATAATAACGACCCGATTCCGAGCGTACCGGCCCCTTGGATGAGCACGAAGAAGGCGCTCTGGCTGCCCGGGCTGGTGGCGATCATCGGAGGTGCCAATCCGGTACTGGGCGTACTGGCCTTTGCCTTGGGCCTGACGCGTATCGGCGGAGGCGAAGATTACGAGCACCAGGGCGAGTTGCAGCACTTCATGCCGATCAGGCTGGGCCGCGGGGAAGAGTCGGCGATTCTCTGGCGGCCAGGTTGCGAATCGCTGGAAGAAGCCGGCTGCACCCGTGTTCTGGCCAAGTACACCAATGGCGATCTGCCTGATCGCGCCGCTCTCCTGCTGCAACTCTTCCAGATCAACAACCATCGGATGTCCGCCGGCTACATCCCCCACTGCTGGGCCACCCTGCGACGCTGGAAGGAAGCGCTGGACAATGGCCGCCCCCTGGTAACGGCGCGGGAGGTAGAGATGGTGGACCTGGAGCTGGAGCACCTGCAGCAGCGCCTGGCAGCGCAGCGGCAAAGCAGCCGGGAAAACTTCTGGCGCTTTGGTGACGATCGGGAATATGTCGCGGCTGAAGGTGCGCTTACCCGGGAGATCATCAATCTCAAGGCTTCGCGGGAACGTCTGGGCACCCTGCAGTATCGACACCCTGACGCCACGGATGTCTACGGCAGCATGGCGGACGGCGACACACTCGCCGAAGGGCTCGAACGCTGGCTGGCACACGCACAGAACACGGCGGCCGAGCAACTGGCGATGGCACCACGGGACTACACGGACGTTCTTGCTTCAATCCAGGGGCTGGGCCGACGGCCTCTGGATCTGGACAGCATCTTCTGA